One window of the Lepeophtheirus salmonis chromosome 7, UVic_Lsal_1.4, whole genome shotgun sequence genome contains the following:
- the LOC121121373 gene encoding spermatogenesis-associated protein 20 isoform X2 has translation MFLFRSSLKSFFLRTMSSTTSKTNHLFSEKSPYLLQHAYNPVDWYPWGNEAFEEAKNKDKMIFLSVGYSTCHWCHVMERESFENEDIAQIMNELFVNIKVDREERPDVDQVYMSFVTATSGSGGWPMSVFLTPDLKPVFGGTYFPPEDMPYIRRPGFKTVLRSIHSQWINDRPKVDEAGETITKLLEKQTEKSAITCSRKIPTSDATSLKCFSVLNHSWDPQYGGFSRAPKFPQPVNLNLLFFLIADGSDYSDRAIQMIRKTLDSMAEGGIWDHISKGFARYSTDAEWHVPHFEKMLYDQGQLLVSYAQGYSVTKDIKYKRIVEDTIEYAMRDLQHSLSGGFYSGEDADSKIEHGSDEKREGAFCTWTYDEIKSIFKDRPDLFDACSETYDFKDGGNTSSDILAGQNVLRLKRNAKINRELILEVNDMMYKFRRENRPMPHLDDKVISAWNGLMISGLCYSGIALNNSNYIDEAIRTGEFILKYLVTRGDNGVDLMRTVYRNADNHDEIIEAEHPISGFIEDYAFVIKSFLDLYDVTFDEKWLNISKELQLSQDRLFWDEIDGGYFSSRSDDSSIIVRMKNSSDGAEPCGNSISVCNCVRLNGYFPEWNPVDKAQKTLEYFSEMLNKHPAVAPEMSRSLLFYDKHISLQIPEITIRKDMLMNVLQIIPLGSPFILKETKDEKFTFCYKGTCQDLGSNDGDALRKLDEYFSL, from the exons ATG TTTCTTTTTAGATCAAGCCTTAAATCCTTTTTCTTACGAACAATGTCTTCTACTACGAGTAAAACGAACCACCTTTTCAGCGAGAAATCCCCCTACTTGCTCCAACATGCCTATAATCCCGTGGATTGGTATCCTTGGGGTAATGAAGCCTTTGAAGAAGcgaaaaataaggataaaatgatatttctcTCTGTGGGTTATTCTACTTGCCATTGGTGTCATGTGATGGAGAGGGAATCATTTGAAAATGAGGAT ATTGCTCAGATAATGAAtgaactttttgtgaatataaaAGTGGACAGAGAAGAGAGACCCGATGTGGATCAAGTATACATGTCTTTTGTGACTGCTACTTCTGGAAGTGGTGGATGGCCCATGTCCGTCTTTCTTACACCAGATTTGAAGCCTGTTTTTGGAGGAACTTATTTTCCGCCGGAAGATATGCCTTACATTAGAAGACCTGGATTTAAGACAGTCCTTAGATCCATTCACTCTCAGTGGATCAATGATAGACCCAAAGTGGACGAGGCTGGGGAAACTATTACAAAACTTTTGGAg AAACAAACCGAAAAATCTGCTATAACTTGCTCCAGGAAAATTCCTACAAGTGATGCAACCTCCTTGAAATGTTTCAGCGTTTTGAATCACTCTTGGGATCCTCAATATGGTGGTTTTTCTCGTGCCCCTAAATTCCCACAACCTGTCaacttaaatttattgttttttcttattgctGATGGAAGTGACTACTCTGATAGGGCTATACAAATGATTCGAAAAACTTTGGACAGTATGGCAGAGGGAGGTATTTGGGATCACATTTCCAAAGGATTTGCTCGTTACTCTACTGATGCAGAATGGCATGTACCCCATTTTGAGAAAATGCTTTATGACCAAGGACAATTGTTGGTGTCCTATGCTCAAGGTTACTCTGTtacaaaagatataaaatataagcgaATAGTTGAAGATACAATAGAATATGCAATGAGGGATTTACAACATAGTTTATCTGGGGGATTTTACTCTGGCGAGGATGCAGACTCTAAAATCGAACATGGTTCAGATGAAAAAAGAGAGGGTGCTTTCTGTACTTGGACATATGATGAGATTAAATCGATTTTTAAAGATAGACCCGACTTATTTGATGCATGTTCAGAGACTTATGACTTTAAAGATGGTGGTAATACTTCCTCAGATATCCTTGCTGGTCAGAACGTTTTACGCTTAAAACGCAATGCTAAAATTAACCGTGAGTTAATTTTAGAAGTAAATGATATGATGTATAAATTTCGAAGAGAAAACCGTCCAATGCCTCATTTAGATGATAAAGTTATATCTGCCTGGAATGGACTTATGATATCCGGTTTATGTTATTCTGGAATCGCattgaataattcaaattacattGACGAAGCAATCAGAACGGGGGAattcattcttaaatatttgGTAACTCGAGGTGATAACGGTGTGGACCTTATGAGAACAGTATATAGGAACGCAGATAATCACGATGAAATAATTGAAGCCGAGCATCCTATTTCAGGTTTTATTGAGGATTATGCCTTtgtaatcaaatcatttttagacTTGTATGACGTTACTTTTGACGAAAAATGGTTAAACATTTCCAAGGAACTTCAGCTCTCTCAAGATAGGTTATTTTGGGATGAAATCGATGGCGGCTATTTTTCATCACGCTCAGATGATTCTTCAATTATTGTCAGAATGAAAAACTCCAGTGATGGAGCCGAGCCATGTGGAAATTCAATATCTGTGTGCAATTGTGTGCGTCTTAATGGTTATTTTCCAGAGTGGAATCCTGTAGATAAGGCTCAAAAGACATTGGAGTACTTTTCAGAAATGCTAAATAAGCATCCTGCTGTTGCTCCTGAAATGAGTCGAAGTTTATTGTTTTACGATAAACACATCAGTTTACAAATCCCTGAAATTACAATCAGGAAAGACATGCTCATGAATGTCTTACAAATTATTCCGCTGGGAAGTCCTTTTATTCTGAAGGAaacaaaagatgaaaaatttacattttgctATAAAGGTACATGTCAGGATTTAGGAAGTAACGATGGAGATGCGTTGAGAAAACTTGACGAGTACTTCAGCTTGTAG
- the LOC121121373 gene encoding spermatogenesis-associated protein 20 isoform X1 → MSSTTSKTNHLFSEKSPYLLQHAYNPVDWYPWGNEAFEEAKNKDKMIFLSVGYSTCHWCHVMERESFENEDIAQIMNELFVNIKVDREERPDVDQVYMSFVTATSGSGGWPMSVFLTPDLKPVFGGTYFPPEDMPYIRRPGFKTVLRSIHSQWINDRPKVDEAGETITKLLEKQTEKSAITCSRKIPTSDATSLKCFSVLNHSWDPQYGGFSRAPKFPQPVNLNLLFFLIADGSDYSDRAIQMIRKTLDSMAEGGIWDHISKGFARYSTDAEWHVPHFEKMLYDQGQLLVSYAQGYSVTKDIKYKRIVEDTIEYAMRDLQHSLSGGFYSGEDADSKIEHGSDEKREGAFCTWTYDEIKSIFKDRPDLFDACSETYDFKDGGNTSSDILAGQNVLRLKRNAKINRELILEVNDMMYKFRRENRPMPHLDDKVISAWNGLMISGLCYSGIALNNSNYIDEAIRTGEFILKYLVTRGDNGVDLMRTVYRNADNHDEIIEAEHPISGFIEDYAFVIKSFLDLYDVTFDEKWLNISKELQLSQDRLFWDEIDGGYFSSRSDDSSIIVRMKNSSDGAEPCGNSISVCNCVRLNGYFPEWNPVDKAQKTLEYFSEMLNKHPAVAPEMSRSLLFYDKHISLQIPEITIRKDMLMNVLQIIPLGSPFILKETKDEKFTFCYKGTCQDLGSNDGDALRKLDEYFSL, encoded by the exons ATGTCTTCTACTACGAGTAAAACGAACCACCTTTTCAGCGAGAAATCCCCCTACTTGCTCCAACATGCCTATAATCCCGTGGATTGGTATCCTTGGGGTAATGAAGCCTTTGAAGAAGcgaaaaataaggataaaatgatatttctcTCTGTGGGTTATTCTACTTGCCATTGGTGTCATGTGATGGAGAGGGAATCATTTGAAAATGAGGAT ATTGCTCAGATAATGAAtgaactttttgtgaatataaaAGTGGACAGAGAAGAGAGACCCGATGTGGATCAAGTATACATGTCTTTTGTGACTGCTACTTCTGGAAGTGGTGGATGGCCCATGTCCGTCTTTCTTACACCAGATTTGAAGCCTGTTTTTGGAGGAACTTATTTTCCGCCGGAAGATATGCCTTACATTAGAAGACCTGGATTTAAGACAGTCCTTAGATCCATTCACTCTCAGTGGATCAATGATAGACCCAAAGTGGACGAGGCTGGGGAAACTATTACAAAACTTTTGGAg AAACAAACCGAAAAATCTGCTATAACTTGCTCCAGGAAAATTCCTACAAGTGATGCAACCTCCTTGAAATGTTTCAGCGTTTTGAATCACTCTTGGGATCCTCAATATGGTGGTTTTTCTCGTGCCCCTAAATTCCCACAACCTGTCaacttaaatttattgttttttcttattgctGATGGAAGTGACTACTCTGATAGGGCTATACAAATGATTCGAAAAACTTTGGACAGTATGGCAGAGGGAGGTATTTGGGATCACATTTCCAAAGGATTTGCTCGTTACTCTACTGATGCAGAATGGCATGTACCCCATTTTGAGAAAATGCTTTATGACCAAGGACAATTGTTGGTGTCCTATGCTCAAGGTTACTCTGTtacaaaagatataaaatataagcgaATAGTTGAAGATACAATAGAATATGCAATGAGGGATTTACAACATAGTTTATCTGGGGGATTTTACTCTGGCGAGGATGCAGACTCTAAAATCGAACATGGTTCAGATGAAAAAAGAGAGGGTGCTTTCTGTACTTGGACATATGATGAGATTAAATCGATTTTTAAAGATAGACCCGACTTATTTGATGCATGTTCAGAGACTTATGACTTTAAAGATGGTGGTAATACTTCCTCAGATATCCTTGCTGGTCAGAACGTTTTACGCTTAAAACGCAATGCTAAAATTAACCGTGAGTTAATTTTAGAAGTAAATGATATGATGTATAAATTTCGAAGAGAAAACCGTCCAATGCCTCATTTAGATGATAAAGTTATATCTGCCTGGAATGGACTTATGATATCCGGTTTATGTTATTCTGGAATCGCattgaataattcaaattacattGACGAAGCAATCAGAACGGGGGAattcattcttaaatatttgGTAACTCGAGGTGATAACGGTGTGGACCTTATGAGAACAGTATATAGGAACGCAGATAATCACGATGAAATAATTGAAGCCGAGCATCCTATTTCAGGTTTTATTGAGGATTATGCCTTtgtaatcaaatcatttttagacTTGTATGACGTTACTTTTGACGAAAAATGGTTAAACATTTCCAAGGAACTTCAGCTCTCTCAAGATAGGTTATTTTGGGATGAAATCGATGGCGGCTATTTTTCATCACGCTCAGATGATTCTTCAATTATTGTCAGAATGAAAAACTCCAGTGATGGAGCCGAGCCATGTGGAAATTCAATATCTGTGTGCAATTGTGTGCGTCTTAATGGTTATTTTCCAGAGTGGAATCCTGTAGATAAGGCTCAAAAGACATTGGAGTACTTTTCAGAAATGCTAAATAAGCATCCTGCTGTTGCTCCTGAAATGAGTCGAAGTTTATTGTTTTACGATAAACACATCAGTTTACAAATCCCTGAAATTACAATCAGGAAAGACATGCTCATGAATGTCTTACAAATTATTCCGCTGGGAAGTCCTTTTATTCTGAAGGAaacaaaagatgaaaaatttacattttgctATAAAGGTACATGTCAGGATTTAGGAAGTAACGATGGAGATGCGTTGAGAAAACTTGACGAGTACTTCAGCTTGTAG
- the LOC121121841 gene encoding dolichyldiphosphatase 1, whose amino-acid sequence MSEFESNSEPLKWKSFQLTYIEYVEGDLWGKILAVLSLSPLVIALFFMTAFFIRRDLHTLTYGIGIIVNNILNTILKKTIKEPRPIKRTEIFEEYGMPSSHSQFMWFFYFYFVLFIIFRVHHHKFDFVEMCWKISSVVGLGILTILISYGRLYLQYHTFLQVIIGALIGVSFASIWFFLTHTVFSKYFPMIASWRISEFFLVRDTSLIPNIFWFEYTSARVEAKNRSKRTGKPKNS is encoded by the exons ATGTCAGAGTTTGAATCCAATTCTGAGCCTTTGAAGTGGAAATCATTTCAGCTCACCTACATTGAGTATGTGGAAGGTGATCTATGGGGTAAAATCCTTGCTGTTTTAAGCTTGTCTCCACTCGTCATTGCCTTATTTTTCATGACTGCATTTTTTATTCGAAGAGATTTGCATACTCTTACTTATGGAATCGgtattattgttaataatatcttaaataccatattaaaaaagacaattaaGGAGCCGAGACCGATAAAACGTACAGAAATATTCGAAGAGTATGGAATGCCGTCTTCCCATAGCCAGTTCATGTGGTTTTTCTATTTCTACTTTGtcctttttatcatatttag AGTCCACCATCACAAGTTTGACTTTGTTGAGATGTGTTGGAAGATTTCTTCAGTGGTCGGACTTGGAATCCTTACTATTCTCATATCTTATGGTCGACTTTATCTACAATACCATACTTTTCTTCAAGTTATTATTGGTGCCTTAATTGGTGTTTCTTTTGCGtcaatatggttttttttgacacatacggttttttcaaaatatttccccATGATTGCCTCGTGGAGAATATCTGAATTTTTTCTAGTCCGTGATACTTCCTTAATACCCAATATATTTTGGTTTGAATATACATCTGCCAGAGTGGAGGCTAAAAATAGATCTAAACGAACAGGAAAACCAAAGAATTCTTAA
- the LOC121121925 gene encoding gamma-interferon-inducible lysosomal thiol reductase yields the protein MAYPSLAILVLACLFSASICTQQSEEESSKLQLSVYYETMCPYCRRHILEDLHPTYTQLSDILDVQLVPYGNAKSSSRPDGTGYTFSCQHGPTECLGNMVHACAIKYVKFPILMDFIACMMERSDVPVLAGKECASKLEIEWTEIEECSMSLEGEQLLFNNGEETNNLTPPKTVVPTDTLNGSQDDQEELIHNLKQKICSSYPGPKPAAC from the exons ATGGCATATCCAAGTCTTGCAATTTTAGTACTTGCTTGTCTTTTCTCGGCATCAATATGCACTCAACAATCAGAAGAG GAATCATCTAAATTGCAACTCAGTGTATACTATGAGACAATGTGCCCTTATTGCAGAAGGCATATACTGGAAGATTTGCACCCAACATATACTCAACTGAGTGATATATTGGATGTTCAATTAGTACCATATGGGAATGCTAAG TCTTCTTCAAGACCAGACGGAACAGGCTATACATTTTCTTGTCAGCATGGCCCTACAGAGTGCCTTGGAAATATGGTTCATGCCTGTGCaattaaatatgtcaaattcCCCATTCTCATGGATTTCATTGCATGTATGATGGAAAGAAGTGATGTACCCGTTCTTGCCGGTAAAGAGTGTGCAAGTAAATTGGAAATTGAATGGACTGAAATTGAGGAGTGTTCCATGTCCCTTGAGGGTGAACAACTACTTTTTAACAATGGTGAAGAAACAAATAATCTAACCCCTCCTAAAACCGTGGTTCCAACGGACACGCTCAATGGTAGCCAGGATGATCAAGAAGAAttgatacataatttaaaacaaaaaatatgtagttcTTACCCTGGGCCGAAGCCCGCTGCTTGttaa
- the Alg12 gene encoding dol-P-Man:Man(7)GlcNAc(2)-PP-Dol alpha-1,6-mannosyltransferase, with product MISLLGNLGLYLMSFAHLWACPWTKVEESFNLQASHDLIYEDIYDVSTFDHWSFPGVVPRTFLGPLFISFPSLLITSFIDVHRTHVQLLVRATLGFSVISALIRFRSSIRRKFGSTTANFHLLITLSQFHLMYYSTRTLPNIFALALVLLALSYWFDDDHYFKFIFISGFVILVFRFELILYLGTIVIMDLIVCRVSFSKTLIYGLSTLIFSLGLTIAVDSYFWRSFQSILWPEGEVIYYNVILNKSSNYGTSPFLWYFYSALPRALFATTPFVIIGSLRDKRCILLVGPALFFVFLYSFLPHKELRFIIYVVPVLNVAAAESLHGFWRIRHKSFAKYAIAMGVTGHLLLNSGFTLAMSYISKQNYPGGVAMSQLHDLIPSHRTDINVYINNLAAQTGVSRFTQINEDSWKYDKREKTTDFSPYTHLIIEPKEYEESEYVGKFFRRIGVIKSFSGLNYNFKSWPPLVSVKTHPSLYLFEKTSKK from the exons ATGATTAGCCTTTTGGGTAATCTTGGACTCTATCTGATGAGCTTTGCTCATCTATGGGCATGTCCTTGGACCAAAGTGGAAGAGTCCTTCAATCTTCAAGCATCTCACGATCTCATTTATGAAGATATATATGATGTAAGCACGTTTGATCATTGGTCCTTTCCGGGTGTCGTTCCACGAACTTTCCTTGGACccctttttatttcctttccatCTCTTCTCATCACTTCCTTTATTGATGTTCATCGTACACATGTTCAATTATTAG TTCGAGCCACTCTTGGATTTTCTGTGATATCTGCACTCATTCGATTTCGCTCCTCAATTCGGCGAAAATTTGGCTCAACCACTGCCAATTTTCATCTTCTTATTACTCTTTCACAATTTCATCTGATGTACTATTCCACTCGAACCCTTCCCAATATCTTTGCTCTCGCCCTAGTATTATTAGCATTGAGTTATTGGTTTGATGATGATCACTacttcaagtttatttttatatctggaTTCGTAATTCTTGTATTCAGATTtgaacttatattatatttggggaCCATTGTAATCATGGATCTAATTGTGTGTCGTGTTAGTTTTTCCAAGACTCTGATCTATGGACtttcaacattaatatttagTCTTGGCCTAACCATTGCTGTAGATTCATACTTTTGGAGAAGTTTTCAATCCATACTTTGGCCGGAAGGGGAAGTCATTTACTACAACGTAATCCTTaacaaaagttcaaattatGGTACGTCTCCGTTTCTATGGTATTTCTATTCAGCTCTTCCACGGGCCTTGTTTGCCACAACTCCCTTTGTGATTATTGGGTCTCTTAGAGATAAAAGATGCATCTTGTTGGTCGGTCCAGCACTTTTCTTCGTCTTTCTCTACAGTTTTCTTCCACACAAGGAGTTAaggtttataatttatgttgttCCTGTACTAAATGTTGCGGCTGCTGAGTCACTCCACGGATTTTGGAGAATAAGGCACAAGTCATTTGCTAAATATGCAATAGCTATGGGAGTTACTGGTCATCTTTTATTGAATTCTGGATTCACTTTGGCCATGAGTTACATATCTAAACAAAATTATCCTGGAGGAGTTGCCATGTCCCAATTACATGACTTGATCCCGTCTCATAGAACCGATATCAACGTCTACATAAACAATTTAGCTGCTCAAACTGGGGTATCCAGATTCACACAAATTAACGAAGATAGTTGGAAATATGATAAAAGGGAGAAAACAACTGATTTCTCACCTTATACACACTTAATTATAGAACCTAAGGAATATGAAGAATCGGAATATGTTGGAAAGTTTTTTCGGCGAATTGGAGTTATAAAATCGTTTTCTGGACTGAACTACAATTTTAAATCCTGGCCTCCTTTAGTGAGTGTAAAAACACATCCGTCcctttatctttttgaaaagacttctaaaaaatga
- the LOC121121243 gene encoding propionyl-CoA carboxylase beta chain, mitochondrial codes for MYLSRSGLFFLRSRYPGSLLRPCSSLTGAALTLKVKKEIQDKRIASRLGGGLKRIEAQHKKGKLTARERVELLCDSGSFTELDSFVEHDCSDFGMEKEKYLGDSVVTGHGTVNGKTIYVFSQDFTVFGGSLSMAHAKKVCKIMDQAMLVGAPVIGLNDSGGARIQEGVASLAGYADIFQRNVMASGVVPQISLIMGPCAGGAVYSPALTDWTFMVKDTSYLFITGPDVVKTVTGETVSQEELGGAKTHSTMSGVSHLAFENDVDALVQLRSFISYLPSSNQDPSPIISCDDPWDKDIPGLDSIVPLESDQAYDMLDVILSIVDYRDFFQIQPNYAKNIAIGFARMNGRTVGIVGNNPKHAAGCLDINASVKAARFVRFCDAFNIPLITFEDVPGFLPGTAQEYGGIIRHGAKLLYAYAEATVPKITVITRKAYGGAYDVMSSKHLRGDVNYAWPTAEVAVMGSKGAVSIIFRGKGSEEQEREYVEKFGNPFPAAKRGYVDDIIEPRTTRRRICRDLDILSTKKQTNPWKKHANIPL; via the exons ATGTATCTATCACGGAGTGGTCTCTTCTTTCTTCGAAGCCGCTATCCTGGCTCTTTGCTTCGGCCCTGTTCATCCTTAACAGGAGCAGCACTAACACTCAAAGTCAAAAAGGAAATCCAGGATAAAAGAATAGCTTCACGACTGGGAGGAGGTCTCAAAAGAATTGAAGCGCAACACAAAAAGGGGAAATTAACTGCACGAGAAAGGGTTGAACTATTATGTGATTCCGGCTCCTTTACGGAACTGGACTCTTTTGTTGAACATGATTGCTCGGACTTTggaatggaaaaagaaaaatatcttgggGATTCTGTTGTTACAGGTCATGGAACTGTAAATGGAAAAACAATCTACGTCTTTAG TCAGGATTTCACTGTTTTCGGAGGCTCTCTCTCTATGGCACATGCAAAGAAAGTATGTAAAATAATGGATCAAGCTATGCTTGTTGGTGCACCTGTGATAGGATTAAATGATTCTGGTGGTGCACGTATTCAAGAAGGAGTTGCTTCTCTGGCAGGTTACGCagatatatttcaaagaaaCGTAATGGCTTCAGGAGTTGTTCctcaaatttctttaattatggGACCATGTGCTGGGGGTGCTGTTTATTCTCCAGCATTGACGGACTGGACATTTATGGTCAAGGACACTTCATATCTTTTTATCACTGGACCTGATGTTGTCAAAACTGTAACTGGTGAAACTGTTTCTCAGGAAGAGCTTGGTGGGGCAAAAACTCATTCAACTATGTCTGGAGTGTCACACTTGGCATTCGAAAACGATGTTGATGCATTAGTTCAGCTAAGGagttttatttcatatcttCCATCTTCAAACCA AGATCCTTCCCCTATCATTTCATGTGATGACCCATGGGACAAGGACATTCCTGGGCTAGACTCTATTGTTCCTCTTGAATCTGATCAAGCATACGATATGTTGGACGTCATTTTATCCATTGTTGATTATAGGGACTTTTTCCAAATTCAACCAAATTATGCGAAAAACATTGCTATCGGATTTGCTAGAATGAATGGACGAACTGTTGGCATAGTTGGCAATAACCCTAAACACGCGGCAGGTTGCTTAGATATCAATGCTTCTGTCAAGGCAGCACGTTTTGTTCGCTTCTGTGATGCATTTAATATACCTCTAATTACTTTTGAGGATGTGCCTGGATTTCTTCCAGGAACAGCTCAGGAGTATGGTGGAATCATTCGTCATGGTGCAAAGTTACTCTATGCTTATGCTGAAGCAACGGTACCTAAAATCACTGTGATAACTAGAAAA GCATATGGTGGAGCTTACGATGTGATGTCTTCTAAACATTTACGTGGAGACGTCAACTACGCCTGGCCAACGGCAGAAGTTGCAGTAATGGGTTCTAAAGGTGCTGTGTCTATTATTTTCCGTGGCAAAGGTTCTGAGGAACAAGAACGAGAATACGTCGAAAAATTTGGAAATCCCTTCCCTGCTGCTAAACGTGGCTATGTGGACGATATAATCGAACCTAGAACTACTAGAAGAAGGATTTGTAGGGATTTGGACATTCTTTCcactaaaaaacaaaccaatCCATGGAAAAAGCATGCCAATATTCCTTTATAA
- the LOC121121429 gene encoding LOW QUALITY PROTEIN: sorting nexin-27 (The sequence of the model RefSeq protein was modified relative to this genomic sequence to represent the inferred CDS: inserted 1 base in 1 codon), which translates to MTSDPRSKKRILEPHVVHIDKTETGFGFNVRGQVCEGGTLKSINGELYAPLQHVSAVLEGGAAEEAGVFKGDRILEVNGVNVEGSTHRQVVELIKSCGDSLTLTLISVSQEEADKLEPHSEESQNNVQFIDYTXKRSLPISIPDFKFMEHDSEKFVVYNVYMAGRHLCSRRYSEFDTLHHNLRREFLGFHFPKLPGKWPFVLSDQQLDTRRRGLEQYLERVCAVRVIAESDLMQEFLTESDDQIGSTPMVDIKVMLPTKEILTIKVMRNSNTNEVFRVVIEATGLKPENYGYFALFEIVEHNFERKVQPNEFPHSLYIANYSTAAATCLVVRKWIFEPDTERSLGNDPVALNFLFMQAIEDVNRGYINTQDKLYQLKALQETNKKIEYLSLVRSMDGYGSVVFPHCPCDSKKEGHVIPIIVFDGFRLQACKEDGTEENQVIEFLWNSIIQYDYSDEEGTFCYQYQRPNKPVRWIKVFTHHCVFMYECFERIKYEHQWIRLNGTTASSKASNNHVPSTEFENDSGNNSS; encoded by the exons ATGACGAGTGATCCCCGAAGTAAAAAGAGGATTTTGGAGCCTCATGTTGTTCACATTGATAAGACGGAAACGGGGTTTGGGTTCAATGTGCGAGGACAGGTCTGTGAGGGTGGAACTCTCAAGTCCATCAATGGAGAGCTCTACGCCCCACTCCAACACGTCTCTGCTGTGCTGGAGGGAGGCGCCGCGGAGGAGGCGGGCGTCTTCAAGGGGGATCGCATCCTGGAAGTGAATGGCGTTAATGTGGAAGGCTCCACTCATCGACAAGTCGTGGAACTCATCAAATCCTGTGGGGATTCACTCACTCTCACACTCATTTCCGTGAGTCAAGAAGAAGCGGATAAGTTGGAGCCCCATT cgGAGGAATCTCAAAATAATGTGCAATTCATTGACTACA GAAAAAGGTCCCTACCCATATCCATCCcggattttaaatttatggaacATGACTCAGAGAAATTTGTG GTCTACAACGTTTACATGGCGGGGAGGCATTTGTGTTCCAGACGATATAGTGAGTTTGATACCCTACATCATAATTTAAGACGAGAGTTCCTTGGTTTTCATTTCCCAAAGTTACCAGGGAAATGGCCTTTTGT aCTAAGTGATCAACAACTTGATACCAGAAGACGTGGCTTAGAACAATACTTGGAACGAGTGTGTGCTGTTCGAGTGATAGCGGAATCCGATTTAATGCAAGAATTTCTTACCGAATCTGATGATCAAATT GGTAGTACTCCAATGGTTGATATCAAAGTCATGCTGCCCACTAAGGAAATTCTTACAATCAAAGTGATGAGGAATTCCAATACAAATGAGGTATTCAGAGTCGTAATTGAAGCAACGGGTCTAAAACCTGAAAATTACGGTTATTTTGCTCTTTTTGAAATCGTCGAACATAACTTTg aGCGAAAGGTGCAGCCTAATGAGTTTCCCCATTCATTATATATTGCTAATTATTCTACCGCTGCTGCAACCTGCTTAGTAGTCCGTAAATGGATATTTGAGCCAGACACTGAACGAAGCTTAGGGAATGATCCTGTGgcattaaactttttattcatgcAG GCTATTGAAGACGTTAACAGAGGATATATCAATACGCAAGATAAACTGTATCAACTCAAGGCTCTTCAggaaacaaataagaaaatagag TACCTGTCACTAGTTCGAAGTATGGATGGTTATGGTAGTGTTGTATTCCCTCATTGTCCCTGTGATTCCAAAAAAGAAGGTCATGTTATTCCCATAATTGTATTTGATGGTTTTAGACTTCAAGCATGTAAAGAAGACGGCACTGAAGAG AATCAAGTGATTGAATTTCTTTGGAATAGTATTATACAGTATGACTACTCTGATGAAGAAGGAACTTTTTGCTATCAGTATCAACGACCTAATAAGCCCGTTCGATGGATCAAAGTTTTTACTCATCAC TGCGTTTTTATGTATGAATGTTTCGAAAGAATCAAATATGAGCATCAATGGATACGCCTCAATGGTACTACAGCCTCTTCTAAAGCCTCTAATAATCATGTTCCATCAACAGAGTTTGAAAATGACTCTGGAAATAATTCTTCCTAA